The Hymenobacter baengnokdamensis genome includes a region encoding these proteins:
- a CDS encoding T9SS type A sorting domain-containing protein: MLALFVSLGASRTAAAQTPNSRYYDENITLSEMQKNATSSTSIEYAGAIYPGDAPYSTTDVPLGNNLATNPTRPNPNIGTYDITANPASTLMLTAGSLVADPPATDTKSGTPVTYTVTGARLQYRVYLKGSAAPVYNQVNLPLVGPAYNSTLYQTSGLNINLLAGLISSGTYVIDVTYQTDVKGSDNSSGISQDPSGTAYQAEFTLVAPPAPLLAGQNIFTRSQTSSGATVNNSTFTTTQMATPPGPDLGLGATFDVNTGLLTLTGGTATSSENPNGSQPVTNVSLYYRVVSPNGTAGGFNFINLPQTTTGTTTVNNQDGTTTTYTTRTFSTNLATANLLSNVSIAGQYTLQVYYQSSGTNNNTSPASSFTVTDNNNGNFYTATFTVTGTATVTTQWQGGVNDDWFNAGNWTHGVPTRYTNAEILNLGSGNTNPYPNIYSGTSYTYTANGVSTTINNTNSGPAEAHNVTMDGVDQANRSILRLKTGSLNVYGDFDNTYASYITSQGTVTSFRGNAQTITGGDFYNVEIATPLLANPTATHKHEDGIKSLLGTMSITQTLSFNGGLLVTDITHPTTSVVVLADRSDANNNGGAVLQGETDETYLQGFVQTSRGSINQEEQYELGNMGLFLTFHGNAPENNPGSLLVTRNTVNAYNPVSTTSGIRRIFGVRPSNPNTNHTVNADLVFQYLNRETKNLGSDGSISIQEQNLVLFLSTNSGNTFTNLQKTALDTVSNTLTRNNVTTFATFTLGDNTHPLPVHLVAFDAKRSGNNTLVTWSTAGETNSDGFEVQVSTDGTTYRKLAFVSSYSANSKQFQTYSYTDIEANKSGARYYRLRQVDLDGQSSFSPVRVVSFATQAEGTAAVSIYPNPSTSSDQAAIVVQSPIAGAGMLQIMDLTGRAIVSQSITAVAGVTELSVPNSSQLSSGIYLVKVTLPTGEVKTVRMQKR, encoded by the coding sequence TTGCTGGCTTTGTTCGTCAGCCTGGGTGCATCACGTACCGCTGCTGCTCAGACGCCTAACAGCCGCTACTACGACGAAAATATCACGCTCTCGGAAATGCAGAAAAATGCCACTTCCTCTACTTCCATAGAGTATGCTGGTGCTATCTATCCGGGTGACGCGCCTTATTCCACAACTGATGTGCCGCTGGGTAATAACCTGGCGACCAATCCGACAAGACCTAATCCTAATATAGGTACTTACGATATTACTGCTAATCCTGCCAGCACGCTGATGCTTACGGCAGGTTCTTTAGTTGCTGACCCGCCGGCTACCGATACAAAAAGCGGTACTCCAGTAACTTATACTGTTACGGGCGCACGCCTGCAGTACCGGGTCTACTTGAAAGGCTCTGCTGCGCCAGTATATAATCAGGTAAATCTTCCCTTGGTTGGTCCGGCCTACAATAGCACGCTTTACCAAACCAGTGGCTTGAACATAAATCTGTTGGCTGGTTTAATCAGCAGCGGCACGTATGTGATAGACGTTACTTACCAGACTGATGTAAAAGGTAGCGATAACTCTTCAGGTATATCGCAAGACCCTAGCGGTACGGCTTATCAGGCAGAATTTACGCTGGTAGCACCGCCAGCACCTTTGCTGGCTGGCCAGAATATCTTCACCCGTTCACAAACCAGCAGCGGTGCTACCGTAAATAACTCCACGTTTACAACTACGCAAATGGCCACGCCTCCCGGCCCTGACCTGGGGCTTGGTGCTACATTTGATGTTAATACCGGCCTGCTCACACTTACCGGCGGCACCGCAACTTCGTCTGAGAATCCGAACGGCTCGCAGCCGGTTACGAACGTTTCGCTCTATTACCGGGTAGTTTCCCCAAACGGTACTGCTGGTGGGTTCAACTTCATCAACTTACCGCAGACTACCACAGGTACAACTACCGTTAATAACCAGGACGGCACGACGACAACATATACTACACGGACGTTCTCGACTAATCTGGCCACTGCCAATCTGTTGTCTAATGTAAGTATTGCCGGCCAGTACACCTTACAGGTATATTATCAGTCGAGTGGCACTAACAACAATACCTCACCGGCCAGCTCCTTCACGGTAACCGATAACAACAACGGCAACTTCTACACGGCTACCTTCACCGTAACCGGTACGGCCACAGTTACTACCCAGTGGCAGGGTGGGGTTAACGATGACTGGTTTAATGCCGGCAACTGGACGCACGGGGTTCCGACCCGCTACACGAATGCCGAGATTCTGAACTTGGGAAGTGGCAATACTAATCCATATCCCAATATCTACTCTGGTACTTCTTACACTTACACTGCGAATGGCGTATCAACCACTATAAACAACACCAATTCCGGCCCTGCTGAAGCGCACAATGTGACGATGGATGGCGTTGACCAGGCTAATCGCTCGATTTTGCGCCTGAAGACCGGTAGCCTGAACGTGTATGGCGACTTTGATAATACCTATGCCAGCTACATTACGTCGCAGGGCACGGTAACTTCCTTCCGGGGTAATGCCCAGACGATTACCGGTGGTGACTTCTACAACGTTGAAATTGCTACGCCGCTGCTGGCCAACCCTACTGCAACGCACAAGCATGAGGATGGTATCAAGTCGCTGCTGGGCACGATGAGTATTACGCAAACGCTATCGTTTAATGGGGGCCTGCTGGTAACCGATATCACTCACCCAACCACTTCGGTAGTAGTCCTGGCCGACCGGTCGGATGCTAACAATAATGGCGGCGCCGTGCTGCAAGGCGAAACAGACGAAACGTACCTTCAGGGGTTTGTGCAGACTTCGCGTGGTTCTATCAACCAGGAGGAGCAATATGAGTTAGGTAACATGGGCTTGTTTCTTACCTTCCATGGTAATGCTCCCGAGAACAATCCTGGTAGCTTGCTGGTAACCCGTAATACTGTAAACGCCTACAATCCGGTAAGCACGACCAGCGGTATTCGCCGTATTTTCGGGGTGCGCCCCAGCAACCCAAACACCAACCACACGGTGAATGCTGACTTGGTATTTCAGTATCTGAACCGCGAGACTAAAAACCTTGGCTCTGATGGCAGTATCAGCATTCAAGAGCAGAACCTGGTTCTCTTCCTCTCGACCAACAGTGGCAACACGTTTACCAATCTGCAGAAGACAGCTCTAGACACGGTGTCTAATACTTTGACTCGCAACAACGTTACCACCTTCGCAACCTTCACACTGGGTGATAACACCCACCCGCTGCCAGTACACTTGGTAGCGTTTGATGCCAAGCGCTCGGGTAACAACACGCTGGTGACCTGGTCAACCGCTGGCGAGACCAACAGTGATGGGTTTGAAGTGCAGGTGTCGACCGATGGCACTACGTATCGTAAGCTGGCCTTCGTATCGAGCTACTCGGCTAACAGCAAGCAGTTCCAGACATACAGCTACACCGATATCGAGGCCAACAAATCCGGCGCCCGCTACTATCGCTTGCGTCAGGTAGACCTGGATGGTCAGTCTTCTTTCTCGCCCGTGCGGGTAGTGAGCTTTGCTACCCAAGCCGAGGGCACCGCCGCAGTAAGCATCTATCCTAACCCTTCTACCAGCAGCGACCAGGCAGCCATCGTAGTTCAGTCGCCCATAGCAGGTGCTGGCATGCTCCAAATAATGGACCTGACGGGTCGGGCTATTGTTAGCCAGAGCATCACGGCTGTAGCTGGTGTAACCGAACTGTCGGTGCCAAACAGCAGCCAGCTAAGCTCAGGTATCTACCTGGTTAAGGTGACGCTGCCTACCGGCGAGGTAAAAACCGTTCGGATGCAGAAGCGCTAA
- a CDS encoding bestrophin family protein, protein MIVYKGGDWWQALRHFHTSAVIRHLLKRVTLVGLYNAVIAIWGLEFHHHMLNISREYFSFLGILLSLLLVFRTNTAYDRYYEGRKVWGQLVSQCRGLAIEFNAVLPRDAIASRRYFAALISNFPFALKGSLRNDMKFEQMEATPDIMERLRSAENVAVTLISVLQESLEQLRQVEIVRDIHLLNFKPHFLGMMSVNGVCERIKATPIPFSYTFFIKAYILIFIGVMPFVLLSTSGYFMIPITMFGAYALLGLEMIGEEIENPFGLDSNDLPLTQLSNKIRVAVHDVLRVELSEQKKALAAVPYSVVH, encoded by the coding sequence ATGATAGTGTACAAGGGAGGTGACTGGTGGCAGGCACTTCGTCACTTTCATACCTCTGCCGTTATCCGCCATCTTTTAAAGCGAGTAACGCTGGTTGGGTTATACAATGCGGTAATTGCTATATGGGGGTTAGAGTTTCACCACCATATGCTTAATATAAGTCGGGAATATTTCTCTTTTCTGGGAATTCTATTAAGCCTGCTGCTGGTATTTCGCACAAATACAGCCTACGACCGCTATTACGAAGGGCGCAAGGTGTGGGGGCAACTCGTGTCGCAGTGCCGGGGCCTGGCAATAGAGTTTAATGCGGTGCTTCCGCGCGATGCCATTGCCAGCCGGCGCTACTTTGCGGCCCTCATCTCCAACTTTCCCTTTGCGCTCAAGGGCTCGCTGCGCAACGATATGAAGTTTGAGCAGATGGAAGCCACGCCCGATATAATGGAGCGACTACGTTCGGCTGAGAATGTGGCGGTTACGCTTATATCGGTATTGCAGGAGAGCCTGGAGCAGCTACGACAGGTGGAGATTGTCCGGGATATTCACCTGCTCAACTTCAAGCCGCACTTTCTGGGCATGATGTCGGTGAATGGCGTATGTGAGCGCATTAAGGCGACACCAATTCCTTTTTCCTATACGTTTTTTATTAAAGCGTATATTCTGATTTTTATCGGAGTGATGCCCTTCGTGCTGCTCTCGACTTCAGGCTATTTTATGATTCCGATTACCATGTTTGGGGCGTACGCGCTGCTGGGCCTGGAAATGATTGGCGAAGAGATAGAAAACCCTTTTGGACTTGATTCCAACGACCTGCCGCTCACGCAGCTCTCCAACAAGATTCGGGTGGCCGTTCACGATGTGCTGCGGGTAGAGCTTTCGGAGCAGAAGAAGGCGCTGGCTGCCGTGCCTTACAGTGTAGTGCATTAA
- a CDS encoding DedA family protein: MELLKHFLDLILHLDKTLVNVVHDYGNLTYLILFLIIFTETGIIVFPFLPGDSLLFAAGALAARPETGLSLWIIIPLLIAAAFIGDNVNYAVGDYLGPRAFREDFRFLKRKYLEQTQAFYARHGGKTIIMARFVPIVRTFAPFVAGIGTMTYRHFASFSIAGAVLWVLSLSLLGYLFGNIPVVQKNFELVVIGIVLLSIAPPLFQYLVGKLRSKPA; this comes from the coding sequence ATGGAGCTTCTCAAGCATTTTCTCGACCTGATTTTGCATCTCGACAAAACGTTGGTTAACGTGGTACACGACTATGGAAATCTAACTTATCTTATTCTGTTTCTAATTATTTTCACCGAGACCGGCATCATTGTATTTCCCTTCCTGCCTGGTGATTCGCTGCTGTTTGCGGCCGGCGCCCTCGCGGCCCGCCCCGAAACGGGCCTGAGCTTATGGATTATTATTCCGTTGCTTATCGCGGCAGCTTTTATTGGTGACAACGTCAATTATGCGGTAGGCGACTACCTGGGCCCCAGGGCTTTTCGTGAAGACTTTCGCTTTTTAAAGCGTAAATACCTGGAGCAAACCCAGGCGTTTTATGCCAGGCACGGCGGCAAAACCATCATTATGGCCCGCTTCGTGCCTATTGTCCGCACCTTTGCGCCTTTCGTGGCTGGCATTGGAACCATGACGTACCGCCACTTTGCTTCCTTTAGCATCGCAGGAGCCGTATTGTGGGTCTTGTCGCTGAGCTTGCTGGGCTATCTGTTTGGCAATATTCCGGTCGTGCAAAAAAACTTCGAGTTGGTAGTAATTGGCATTGTGCTGCTGTCGATAGCCCCGCCCCTGTTCCAGTATCTGGTTGGTAAGCTGCGCAGCAAACCTGCTTAA
- a CDS encoding shikimate dehydrogenase family protein, whose protein sequence is MRTFGLIGRSLVHSFSQIYFTQKFARLHLEDCQYELFELTTASELPQLLAQHPHLAGLNVTIPYKEQIWPYLTRLAPSAAMVGAVNVVEFSPDGSLIGHNTDYVGFMRSLQSFYPATPASRALVLGTGGAAKAVGVALRELHIPYWLVSRNPHGANLTYAELTPEVIAAHSLIINTTPVGTFPATNECLPLPYSALGTAHYLFDLIYNPGETLFLRRGREAGAQTKNGYEMLELQAEAAWAIWNG, encoded by the coding sequence ATGCGCACTTTTGGGCTAATCGGACGCTCGCTCGTTCATTCGTTTTCGCAGATATACTTCACGCAAAAGTTCGCCCGGCTTCACCTGGAAGACTGTCAGTACGAGCTGTTTGAGCTGACAACGGCCAGCGAATTGCCTCAGCTGCTGGCTCAGCACCCGCACCTGGCCGGGCTGAACGTAACCATTCCTTATAAAGAGCAAATCTGGCCCTACCTCACGCGGTTGGCCCCATCGGCCGCGATGGTTGGGGCGGTCAACGTAGTCGAATTCAGCCCCGACGGCAGCCTCATCGGGCACAACACAGATTACGTTGGCTTTATGCGCTCCCTACAATCCTTTTATCCGGCAACGCCGGCTAGCCGCGCTTTGGTGCTGGGTACTGGGGGGGCTGCCAAGGCCGTTGGCGTTGCGCTCCGCGAGCTGCATATTCCGTATTGGCTGGTGTCGCGCAACCCGCACGGCGCCAATCTTACGTACGCAGAGCTAACGCCGGAAGTGATAGCGGCGCACTCACTTATTATAAATACAACGCCGGTGGGCACTTTTCCAGCCACCAACGAGTGCCTGCCGCTGCCCTACAGTGCCCTGGGCACGGCGCACTATTTATTCGATTTAATTTATAATCCTGGCGAAACGCTGTTTTTGCGGCGCGGCCGGGAAGCCGGAGCGCAGACCAAGAACGGCTACGAAATGCTGGAGCTTCAGGCAGAAGCTGCCTGGGCAATCTGGAACGGCTAA
- a CDS encoding RNA polymerase sigma factor produces MAVRTAYVESTLPRRNPASAMSALAWPALANEEERPVAGTLTVSRSGPAAAPSEAELIDGCLQGRQLAQKLLYERYAARMMAVCLRYAQTTFEAEDVLQEGFLTVFRTLASFRRECPLEFWIRRIMINAALRQHRRNAPLVAMSDGDYPETLASEEFTFSNYAYEELLAIVQELAPRYRLVFNLYAIEGYTHKEIGEMLDISEGTSKSQYSRARVVLQNKLARLQLPTN; encoded by the coding sequence TTGGCAGTTCGCACCGCGTATGTTGAAAGCACTTTACCCCGGCGCAATCCGGCCTCAGCCATGAGTGCCCTGGCCTGGCCCGCCCTGGCCAATGAGGAGGAAAGGCCCGTGGCCGGCACCCTGACGGTGAGCCGCTCGGGACCGGCAGCAGCCCCGAGCGAAGCCGAGCTAATCGACGGCTGCCTGCAGGGCCGGCAACTGGCGCAGAAGCTGCTGTACGAGCGTTATGCCGCCCGCATGATGGCCGTGTGCCTTCGTTATGCCCAAACAACCTTTGAGGCCGAAGACGTGCTACAGGAAGGGTTTTTAACCGTTTTCCGGACCCTGGCTAGTTTCCGGCGCGAGTGTCCGCTAGAGTTCTGGATTCGGCGCATCATGATAAACGCGGCCCTGCGGCAGCACCGCCGCAACGCCCCACTGGTAGCCATGAGCGATGGCGACTACCCCGAAACGCTGGCCAGCGAGGAGTTTACTTTCAGCAACTATGCTTATGAAGAGCTGCTAGCCATCGTGCAGGAGCTGGCCCCGCGCTACCGACTGGTCTTTAATCTGTACGCCATTGAAGGGTATACGCACAAGGAAATCGGCGAAATGCTCGATATTTCGGAAGGCACCAGCAAGTCGCAATACTCCCGGGCGCGCGTGGTGCTACAAAACAAGCTGGCCCGCCTGCAGCTACCAACCAACTAA
- the uvrB gene encoding excinuclease ABC subunit UvrB, which produces MSTYQLTSEFKPTGDQPRAIAQLVQGVNNGEPAQVLLGATGTGKTFTMANVIAETGKPALVLCHNKTLAAQLYGEFKAFFPQNAVEYYISYYDYYQPEAYIASSDVFIEKDLAINEEIEKLRLHCTSTLLSGRRDVVVVASVSCIYGIGNPEEFSKNVIFLAPGHRYSRNNLLYQFVQILYSRTEVEFTRGSFRVKGDTVDVFPAYADYAYRIYFFGDEIEAIQKIDPASGKKLSDEKNMTLYPANLFVTGKETLQTAIHEIQDDMVQQHKYFEKEGRDVEARRIQERTEFDLEMIRELGYCSGIENYSRYFDRREPGSRPFCLLDYFPDDYLLVVDESHATIPQIRAMWGGDRSRKTALIEYGFRLPSAFDNRPLTFNEFESMYRQAVYVSATPADYELTQANGVVVEQIIRPTGLLDPEIDLRPSINQIDDLLDEVDERVKAGDRVLVTTLTKRMAEELSKYMERLGIKVEYIHSDVKTLDRVEILRRLRLGEVDVLIGVNLLREGLDLPEVSLVAILDADKEGFLRDQRSLIQTMGRAARNERGKVILYADRMTGSMQRAIDETNRRRATQMAYNEEHGITPRTVRKSHAQIMGQTDLADYRTVEAPAPAGAYADGGAALALAAEPVVAMMNRAELEKLIKTTEKQMEAAAKELDFLQAAKLRDELGALKQLLKSKRE; this is translated from the coding sequence ATGTCAACCTACCAGCTTACCTCCGAATTTAAACCCACCGGCGACCAGCCTCGCGCCATAGCGCAGCTTGTGCAGGGCGTAAACAACGGCGAACCGGCCCAGGTGCTACTCGGAGCGACCGGCACGGGCAAAACCTTCACCATGGCCAACGTGATTGCCGAAACCGGCAAGCCGGCACTGGTGCTGTGCCACAATAAAACGCTGGCCGCCCAGCTCTACGGCGAATTTAAAGCGTTTTTTCCGCAGAATGCGGTTGAATACTATATCAGCTACTACGACTATTACCAGCCGGAGGCCTACATTGCCAGCTCCGACGTCTTCATTGAGAAAGACTTAGCTATTAACGAGGAGATTGAGAAGCTGCGGCTGCACTGTACCTCCACGCTGCTTAGCGGACGGCGCGATGTGGTGGTGGTGGCCTCCGTTTCGTGCATCTACGGCATTGGCAACCCCGAGGAATTCAGCAAAAATGTAATATTTCTGGCGCCCGGCCACCGCTACTCGCGCAACAACCTGCTCTACCAGTTCGTCCAGATTCTGTATTCGCGCACCGAGGTCGAGTTTACGCGCGGCTCGTTTCGGGTGAAGGGCGACACCGTGGACGTATTTCCGGCCTACGCCGACTACGCCTACCGCATCTATTTCTTTGGCGATGAGATTGAAGCGATTCAGAAGATAGACCCGGCCAGCGGCAAGAAGCTCAGCGATGAAAAAAATATGACGCTGTATCCGGCCAACCTGTTTGTGACGGGCAAGGAGACGCTGCAAACTGCCATCCACGAAATTCAGGATGACATGGTGCAGCAGCACAAGTATTTTGAGAAGGAAGGCCGCGACGTGGAAGCCCGCCGCATTCAGGAGCGCACGGAGTTTGACCTCGAAATGATACGCGAGCTGGGCTACTGCTCGGGCATTGAGAACTATTCGCGCTATTTTGACCGGCGCGAGCCGGGCTCGCGCCCATTTTGCCTGCTCGATTATTTTCCCGATGACTACCTGCTGGTGGTCGACGAGAGCCACGCTACCATTCCGCAGATTCGGGCCATGTGGGGCGGCGACCGCTCGCGCAAAACTGCGCTTATCGAGTATGGCTTCCGGCTGCCGTCGGCGTTTGATAACCGGCCACTGACTTTCAATGAGTTTGAGAGCATGTACCGGCAGGCGGTATACGTAAGCGCCACCCCGGCCGATTATGAGCTGACCCAGGCTAATGGGGTGGTAGTGGAGCAGATTATCCGCCCCACCGGTCTGCTCGACCCCGAAATTGACCTGCGCCCGAGCATCAACCAGATTGATGACCTGCTCGATGAAGTGGACGAGCGGGTGAAAGCCGGCGACCGCGTGCTCGTGACTACCCTCACCAAGCGCATGGCCGAAGAGCTGAGCAAGTACATGGAGCGCCTGGGCATCAAGGTCGAATACATTCACTCGGATGTGAAAACCCTGGACCGCGTGGAGATTCTGCGCCGCTTGCGGCTGGGCGAAGTGGATGTGCTTATTGGCGTAAACCTGTTGCGCGAAGGCCTTGACCTGCCCGAAGTTAGCCTGGTTGCGATTCTGGATGCCGACAAGGAGGGCTTTCTGCGCGACCAGCGCTCGCTGATACAAACGATGGGCCGGGCCGCGCGCAATGAGCGGGGCAAGGTTATTCTGTATGCCGACCGCATGACGGGCTCGATGCAGCGGGCAATTGATGAAACCAATCGCCGCCGCGCTACCCAAATGGCTTACAACGAGGAGCATGGTATTACGCCGCGCACGGTACGTAAGAGCCATGCCCAGATTATGGGCCAGACCGACCTGGCCGATTACCGCACCGTGGAAGCCCCGGCCCCGGCCGGTGCCTATGCCGATGGCGGCGCGGCACTCGCGCTGGCCGCCGAGCCCGTAGTGGCTATGATGAATCGTGCTGAGCTGGAAAAACTCATCAAAACCACTGAAAAGCAGATGGAAGCGGCTGCGAAGGAGCTTGATTTTCTGCAGGCTGCCAAGCTACGCGATGAGCTAGGCGCGCTTAAGCAACTGTTAAAAAGCAAGCGGGAATAA
- a CDS encoding patatin-like phospholipase family protein, which translates to MPKKLLCLLLALSLAAPTMAQKVGLVLSGGGAKGLAHVGVLKQLEANGIPIDYIVGNSMGAVVGAMYAAGYSPKDIEQIVLSDEFQNWASGKVLPDKTFNFLTAEPSPSSLRLGLSIDSSFKANISPNLVNDLNLNFALARLLAPAAAAAKYNFDNLFVPYRCLATEVFTRKQVDQKSGLLADAVRNSMAYPLAFRPIRNLDGRYLFDGAVLDNFPTDVMRKDFQPDIIIGVNVGDVALKKYPFKKDDDLLTSTLFFLGTSVADTNSVGKNGIYIQPDLGNLGAADFDKVRTLIAKGDTAAQLKLDEIKRRITRRVDTVALQRRRLAFQQSVPAPRFVKVEVNGLRPDQNEYARRFFRKQGSTYSIDDLEEGYYRLASDDYFRNIYPRIRYDEALKGYVFSVDAQRNNNIATEIGFTLSTRPIESLYLGVEFRYLRQLLYSAAANVSVGRFYNGAQGTFRINAPGRLPFYVAPIVTYNQWDYQQTGGLLGRNVLNTQVQQKDTKIGTQIGVSPRYRSRTVLDIGAFYNTDSYANTPELQSSDVLDRTSFKGGTAAIRFARNSLNRKQYATAGRRYVFTVRAVTGTEVYDPGTTSVFQQLGEQSQHHQWLQFRGTYERYQPLKNEKSTWGYFGELMISGQGEFFNYRSSLTTAPIFSPLADSRTLFMEHYRSPRFAAAGLRYSQQVLGKLEWRTEVFTHLNIAPLADNEQVATRGAGLSRPYLTASTGFIFNTPVGPLAVHAEYYDDPDHRLGVYGHLGYILFRGRSLE; encoded by the coding sequence ATGCCTAAAAAATTACTGTGCCTGCTGCTGGCCCTTAGCCTGGCCGCGCCCACCATGGCTCAGAAAGTGGGCCTGGTGCTGAGTGGTGGTGGCGCCAAGGGCCTGGCGCATGTCGGGGTGCTTAAGCAGCTGGAAGCCAATGGCATTCCGATTGATTATATCGTCGGCAACAGTATGGGGGCAGTGGTAGGCGCCATGTACGCCGCCGGCTATTCGCCAAAGGATATTGAGCAAATTGTCCTCTCGGATGAATTCCAGAACTGGGCCTCGGGTAAAGTGCTACCCGACAAAACATTTAATTTCCTTACTGCTGAGCCGTCGCCCTCGTCCTTGCGGCTGGGGCTATCGATTGATTCTTCGTTCAAAGCCAATATCTCGCCCAACCTGGTCAACGACCTCAACCTGAACTTTGCGCTGGCCCGGCTATTGGCTCCGGCGGCCGCCGCGGCCAAATACAACTTCGATAACTTATTTGTACCCTACCGCTGCCTGGCTACGGAGGTCTTCACGCGCAAGCAGGTAGACCAGAAATCGGGCTTGCTCGCCGATGCCGTGCGCAACTCGATGGCCTACCCGCTGGCTTTCCGGCCTATTCGCAACCTCGACGGGCGCTACCTTTTTGACGGAGCAGTACTCGACAACTTCCCAACCGACGTGATGCGGAAAGACTTTCAGCCCGACATCATTATCGGGGTGAACGTAGGTGATGTGGCCCTTAAAAAATATCCTTTTAAAAAGGATGATGACTTGCTGACCAGCACCCTTTTCTTTTTGGGCACCAGCGTAGCCGACACCAACAGCGTAGGCAAAAACGGAATATATATCCAGCCCGATTTGGGAAACCTCGGCGCCGCCGACTTCGACAAAGTGCGCACCCTCATTGCCAAAGGCGACACTGCTGCCCAGCTAAAGCTGGACGAGATTAAGCGCCGCATTACGCGCCGCGTAGACACGGTGGCGCTCCAGCGCCGCCGGCTGGCTTTTCAGCAGAGCGTACCGGCCCCGCGCTTTGTAAAAGTGGAGGTAAACGGCCTGCGCCCCGACCAAAACGAGTATGCGCGGCGCTTTTTTCGTAAGCAGGGCTCTACCTATAGCATTGATGACCTGGAAGAAGGCTATTACCGCCTGGCCTCGGACGACTATTTCCGCAATATCTACCCGCGTATTCGCTACGACGAGGCCCTGAAGGGGTACGTATTCAGCGTAGATGCGCAGCGTAACAACAACATTGCTACCGAGATAGGCTTCACGCTCAGTACCCGGCCTATCGAAAGTCTTTATTTGGGCGTAGAATTCCGCTACCTGCGGCAGCTGCTTTATTCGGCCGCGGCCAACGTGAGCGTGGGGCGCTTTTATAATGGCGCGCAGGGCACGTTTCGGATAAACGCGCCGGGCCGGCTGCCGTTTTACGTGGCGCCTATTGTTACCTATAACCAATGGGATTACCAGCAAACCGGGGGCCTGCTCGGCCGCAACGTGCTCAACACCCAGGTGCAGCAGAAAGACACGAAGATTGGGACGCAGATTGGCGTTTCGCCCCGCTACCGCTCGCGGACGGTGCTCGATATCGGGGCCTTCTACAATACTGATTCGTATGCCAATACGCCCGAGCTACAGTCGTCGGACGTGCTAGACCGCACTTCCTTTAAGGGTGGTACGGCCGCCATCCGCTTTGCCCGCAACTCCCTCAACCGCAAGCAGTATGCCACGGCCGGCCGGCGCTATGTATTCACAGTGCGGGCCGTAACGGGCACCGAGGTGTACGACCCCGGCACCACTTCCGTGTTTCAGCAACTGGGCGAGCAGTCGCAGCATCACCAGTGGCTGCAATTTCGGGGCACATACGAACGGTATCAGCCACTTAAAAACGAGAAATCGACCTGGGGCTATTTTGGCGAGCTGATGATAAGCGGCCAGGGCGAGTTTTTCAATTACCGCTCCTCACTGACCACTGCGCCCATCTTTTCCCCCCTGGCCGACTCGCGCACGCTGTTTATGGAGCATTATCGCTCGCCCCGCTTTGCAGCGGCCGGGCTGCGCTACTCGCAGCAGGTGCTGGGCAAGCTCGAATGGCGCACGGAAGTATTTACGCACCTTAACATCGCTCCGCTAGCTGATAATGAGCAGGTGGCCACGCGGGGCGCTGGCCTTAGCCGGCCTTACCTAACCGCCTCCACGGGCTTTATTTTTAATACGCCCGTGGGTCCGCTCGCAGTTCATGCCGAATATTATGACGACCCCGACCACCGCCTGGGCGTGTATGGCCACCTTGGATATATTCTATTCAGAGGCCGGTCGTTAGAATAA